The genomic region CATGGGCGGCGCCGATACGCTGCCCGGTTTCTTCGCCGGCAAGTACGCCATGGTGCCGGTGAACTTCTCCTACCGGCAGCAGATCGAGCAGCAGGCGCCGAAGGGCTTCGGCTGGACCGTACTGCCACTGCCGGCGGGCAGCGGGCCCGAGGGACGGACGCAGGGTGTCGTCCCGCAGACCCTCTCGGTCTCGCAGGACTCCCGGCACAAGCAGGCCGCCGTCGACTTCATCTCCTTCCTGACCCAGGGCAAGAACGCCGCCCGGCTCGCCCTCGGTGACTGGCTGCTGCCCAACAGCCGCACGGCGCTGAAGGATCCGGCGCTGAACACCCCCGAGAACGGCTGGCGCACGGGCAGTCAGCTCTTCGGCGAGCTGGTCCCCTCCCCCGTACTCGGGGTCCGGGGCTACGCCGAGTGGAAGGACAAGATCGCCACTCCGGCCTTCCAGGAGTACTACAACGGCTCGATCGGTCTCGGCTCGCTGCGCTCGAAGCTCGCCGGTGACGGCCAGCGGGTCCTCGACCGGTACCAACGCTGACGCCTCCCGCGCCCGCCCCTCGTACAACCCCAGAAATGAGCACGATCAGCAGCATGAGCGGCAGCCCCGATCCCTCCCCCGCAGCAGGCGAACCACCCGTGACCCGGCTCCGGGCCGAACGGGCCGACGTCCCGCGTTCGTTGCGCGACCGTGCGCGCGGCGCGCTCCTGGGTCTCGCCGTGGGCGACGCCCTGGGCGCCCCGGCGGAGAACATGAAGCCCTCCCAGATCCGGGAGCGCTGGGGCCGTATCGAAGGGTTCGTCCTGGACGAACCGGCCGGTACCGACGACACCGAGTACGCGATCTTCTCGGGGCTGCTGCTCGCCGAGCACGGCTCGGCGCTCACCGTCGCGCATGTCGAGGCGGCGTGGCACCTGTGGATCGCGGACCGCGACGAAGGGCCGTTCCGGGGCGCCGGGTTCAGTGAGCGCGGCACCCTGGAGAACCTGCGGCGCGGGCTGGCCGCGCCCATCTCGGCGCAGCACCGGCACGCGTGGAGCGACGGGCTGGCGATGCGGGCCGCGCCCTTCGGGGTGTACGCGACGGGGCGGCCCGCCGAGGCCGCCAGGCTGGTCGCGGTGGACGGCACGGTCAGCCACGACGGCGAGGGGATCTACGGCGGGCAGGCCGTCG from Streptomyces sp. NBC_01267 harbors:
- a CDS encoding ADP-ribosylglycohydrolase family protein — its product is MSTISSMSGSPDPSPAAGEPPVTRLRAERADVPRSLRDRARGALLGLAVGDALGAPAENMKPSQIRERWGRIEGFVLDEPAGTDDTEYAIFSGLLLAEHGSALTVAHVEAAWHLWIADRDEGPFRGAGFSERGTLENLRRGLAAPISAQHRHAWSDGLAMRAAPFGVYATGRPAEAARLVAVDGTVSHDGEGIYGGQAVAAGVAAAMVSDSPDAVVQAALSVVPEDSWTARSLHRAVSAARRAVPAPDGNPLPVERAVRSAVVIGGYPWTDLAPEAVGLAFGAFIAARGDFRGSVLTAVNMGRDADTTAAVAGALAGALGGAAGIPAHWADAIGPVLGSCLPAMAGRHILDVADRLVPRDGTPHDKQHGIQYDDRQAAS